Part of the Nostoc sp. ATCC 53789 genome, CCCTGTCCAGATTACGATAGCGATCGAGAAATGCTCAATTTACTTGGTTTGGGGATGCGTCCACCTTCCCAAAGACAGGAGAAGGTAGCAAGTCCAGCAGTTGTAGGATAAATATCTTCTTATGGGATGGGTGAAACACCCATCCCCGGATAAACTGAGGGCAGGTTAGATGCCCGCCCCACAAAAGTCTTAGTTAAATTATCTTGGCAGTCCGCAGACCGAACAACAGACCGACAGATAAACCGAAGAACAAAGCTAAAAAGCCGATGTAAGCTGCAATTGCAAACATTTATTTTTCTCCACAATACTTCCTAAATATATTGAATCATTAGTTATTAGTCATTTGTCATTTGTCATTTGTCATTGGGGCATGGTTATTCTTGTCTGCCTCATCTCCCCCACTCCCAGATTGCGATAGAATACAGCCCACGGGCGCTTGTTTGGGGTTGAGCAATGACTTCTTTAATTAATGTAAATTTACCAGAGCAGTCTTATGAGATTGCGATAACTTCGTTGAGCTGCGCTAACGCACCTTCGAGTTTAGATCAACTGGGTCAACAGATGGCCAATATGAAGCTAGGCAAGAAAGTACTGCTAGTTTCTAATCCAACGATTTTTAAGCATTATGGCGAAAGAGCAATTACATCCCTGACATCTGCGGGATTTGAAGTCGCTAGCTGCACCCTACCGCCTGGTGAACGCTACAAAACCCTTAATTCCATCCAAAAACTCTACGATATAGCCTTGGAAAACCGCCTAGAACGTTCTGCGACAATGGTGGCTTTGGGCGGAGGTGTGATTGGCGATATGACTGGCTTTGCAGCCGCAACCTGGTTGCGGGGTATTAATGTTGTCCAAGTGCCTACAACTCTCTTGGCGATGGTAGATTCGGCAATTGGTGGTAAAACTGGCGTGAATCATCCCCACGGTAAAAACTTGATTGGGGCATTCCATCAGCCGCGCTTGGTTTTGATTGACCCAGATGTGTTAAAAACCCTTCCGATGCGCGAGTTTCGGGCAGGGATGGCTGAAGTTATTAAGTACGGTGTAATTTGGGATGCTGAATTGTTTGCCCAGTTGGAAGCAAGTAAACGGCTTGACCAACTCCGCTATGTAAAACCTGAGCTAATAGACACCATATTAACGCGCTCTTGCCAAGCCAAAGCTGACGTTGTTGGCAAAGATGAGAAAGAAGGCGGATTACGCGCAATTCTCAACTATGGACATACAATCGGTCATGCAGTGGAAAGCTTAACTGGTTATCGTTTAGTGAATCACGGTGAAGCGGTAGCTATTGGTATGGTAGCAGCCGGTCAGATTGCCGTCGAATTGGGAATGTGGCAAAAGGAAGACACGGAACGTCAAAATGCTTTAATTCAAAAAACAGGTTTACCGACTCAGTTACCATCTGGGTTGGATATTGAAGGAATTATTGAGGCGTTGCAACTAGATAAAAAAGTCAAAGCAGGAAAAGTGCGGTTTGTTTTACCAACGCAAATTGGTGTAGTTACAGTTACCGACGAAGTGCCATCAGATATTATTCGGCAAGTATTACAGGGAATGTAAACAATTTGAAGAAGAATTCCGAATTAAAATTAGCTACTCTGTTCTTCAATTACGAATTACGAATGATTGAGCCATGAGACTCCAAGCCAAGAATCAATTAACCTTGCAAGAATTCTTGAATCTTCCACCAGGCGAGGGAGATATCACCTATGAATTTGTTGATGGTCATGCAAGTCCTAAAATGTCACCAAAAAAATTTCACTCTAAACTTACCCGTGCCCTCCTCAATTTGATTGAGCAATGCTGTCAGGGTAAAGGAGAAGTTTGTCCAGAATTAGCTATCGCCTTAACCCGTCGAGGGCGAGATTGGATGCCAATACCGGATATTTTGTATATTTCCAATGAACGTTTACCCCCTGATTGGGAACAAGAGGGAGCATGTTCTGTTCCTCCCGATTTGGTGATTGAAATTATTTCACCTGGACAAACCTTTGGACAAATGGCAGCTAAAGCCAAAGACTATTTGGATGCTAAAGTGCTGCGGGTGTGGGTGGTAGATAGTAAAGCCAGAAGTATTACTGTTTTTTATCCAGATGCAGCACCACAAACTTATATGGGAGACGAATTACTCACAGATTCTCTATTCGAGGGACTGGAATTTACTGTTGAGCAGCTGTTTCAAAAGGCGAAAATACCATTAGATGCCGAATAGCACACTTTTTGCGTCTAGCACAATTTGACGCATATCATTTTTATTGCCTGCTTGATATTGAGAAATGAATTCATCAATATCTATAATGTTTCTTCCCATACTTTCATGTGTACATAAGCTTAGACAGTCGTAGCCATTGTTAGAGATTATTTCCTCAACAAATCCAGTCATGACCACAAGGTATGTAAGCTGCTCAGGTTGACTACCGTAAAAATCAGACTGGATAAATTTTACAAGTTTTAATTCTCCTAGAGTTACTTTTACCTCCTCCATAACTTCTCGTCTTGCAGTTTCCTCACAAGTCAATTCGCCTATCTGCACATGTCCCCCAGGAAGGTCAATACCACGGTCAAGGAGAGCGCATACAATTAAACCATCCTTGGTAAAAGGTACGACTAGAACACTCGTTATCTTTTCAAAGGCAGGCAAAAATGAACTGCCAATATCTACAAAATTGACTTTTTGACCTGTTTGGATGACAGTCTTTCTGCAATCCTTCTCACTCATTGGCTTAATTTCTGCTATTTAATATAGTTATAAGACTCCTATTTTATTTTTCAAACTGCGGTTCTTTCTGCGGTTGCTGCTGGCTATTTGTTGGTTGCAATTTATTAAATAAAGCTGGTGGGGTAGCTTTACGGAATGCACCGCAGTAGTGCATAGTCATAACTGCTTTAAAAGCCCAATGGTCTTTTGGCACATCACTAAAAGGATTCGGTAAAGTTTCTGCTTGATTTTGGATACAAGCATTCAAAACTTGATTCGATTCTACTGGTGTGTCGGTAGTAGGTTCTTGAGATTTAACAGGAGTAACAAAGCTAGTAGTAGCTAGCATTACGACTGTTACCAAAAGTTTGCAGTTCATAAATTTGAGCTTTCTAGGGATGAAAGTCTACCCTATTTTAGTTCCCAGGCTGTCGCCCAGGAACTAGAATAACCTAAGCGTTAGAAAACATGGTAAGCATTACTAATAGAACAACTAATCCACTGATCCAAAGAGCTAACGAACCCCAACTAACTGAATCTTTTTGTACTCTTTGCCAGAAATTGTTAACTAAGTTATTTCGAATTGCCATATAACCTCCAATTTTTATTAAACTTGCACTTACTCAAGGTATGAAGCCTGGATTGAGCAAAGAAAAGTTCATCTTTAGGAATATCAGCCTTTATTAGCTGATTCCCAAAGACTAATCAACAGAGATTTAAATTAATCCGTTTAGGGATGTTTACGATAAAGCGTGTGTCTTAACGCATTACCGATCTAATAAACAAAAATTTACAAAAAGATATTTGTTGATGCTTAACTTTATTTTCCCATACGTAACTGTTTACACTTAGAAATTTGGCAATTTTGAGAGAATTCTTAACGTTGCCTTAACCATGTGTAAAAACTAGTATTTTTTTAATCAAAAACTACTTAAATACTGATTATGTTTCACTTTCACTCGTGATTTATCTAGACTTTAAAATAGATACAACTAATAGTGAAATGGTAGGTAAATAATGGTGCAACAAATAAGACATAATGAACCGCAATATATATGTATTATTCCAGTTGAGAGAATTACAGCTAACCAAGACGAAGAAATTATGACCTTTGGTCTATCAGCCGACGATGCAAAAAAACAAGGTGAGGAATTATTAGCATCTACCTATGGTTGTAATAAATCACAAGTTTTGGAATTTATCCAGCAAGCACGAATTGAACCAATAGCTCAGTGGTGTGCCCCTAAAGAGCGCTAAAAGTACTTATGAGGGTCTTGGCAACAGCAAGTATTAGCACCCAAAATGGTATGCAAATATTCGGCTTATCTGCATAAAGGAGGAATGAATTTATGACCGATGCCAAGCAAACTTCTCCGCGCCGCCGTCGCTCTTGGGCAGAGCCATATAAAATCAAGGTGGTTGAGCCATTAAAAATCACTACTCGCGCTGAACGCGAACAAGCGATCGCACAATCGGGTTACAATACTTTTCTACTGCGTTCTGAAGATGTCTATATTGATTTGCTCACTGATAGCGGCACTTCAGCCATGAGTGATTATCAGTGGGCAGGGATGATGCTAGGTGATGAAGCTTATGCCGGCAGCAAAAATTTTTACAATTTAGAAGCTAGTATCCAAAAGTATTACGGCTATCGCCATATTGTACCTACTCACCAAGGGCGTGGTGCAGAAAATATTCTTTCTCAAATACTGATCAAACCAGGAGACTACATACCTGGCAATATGTATTTCACCACAACCAGACTGCATCAGGAGTTAGCTGGCGGCACTTTTGTCGATGTGATTATTGATGAAGCCCACGATGCTCAATCACTGCATCCATTCAAGGGCAATGTAGACTTACAAAAGCTTACAGACCTAATTGAGCGAGTTGGGGCAGAACGTATTCCCTATATCAGCGTCGCCGGAACCGTGAATATGGCTGGCGGACAGCCGATTTCTATGGCTAACCTGCGGGCAGTACATCAGTTAGCCCAAACTTACGGTATCCGCGTTATTCTTGATGCCACCCGCGCTGTGGAAAACGCTTACTTTATCCAGCAGAGGGAAGAGGATTATTCCAGCCAGGCGATCGCTACCATCTTACGCGAATTTTGCTCCTATACCGACGGTTGCACCATGAGCGGCAAGAAGGATGCACTGGTTAACATCGGCGGTTGGCTGGCTCTTAATGACTATAATCTTTACGAAGAAGCACGTAACCTAATAGTAATTTATGAAGGTTTACATACTTATGGTGGTATGGCTGGCCGGGATATGGAAGCTATGGCACGGGGTATAGAAGAATCAGTTCAAGACGATCATATTCGTGCCCGTGTCGGTCAGGTTGAATACCTCGGACAAAAGCTTTTAGATTGGGGTATTCCAATTGTTGTGCCGATTGGTGGTCATGCCATTTATTTAGATGCCAAACGCTTTTTACCACAAATCCCCCAAGACCAATTTCCGGCACAACGTTTAGCAGCAGAACTATATCTAGAAGCAGGCATTCGGGCAATGGAACGGGGTATTGTTTCGGCAGGGCGCAATAAAGAAACAGGCGATAATTATTATCCAGAGTTAGAACTAGTCCGTTTAACTATTCCCCGCCGTGTTTACACCCAGGCTCACATGGATTTGACTGCTGAAGCAGTTGAAGAGGTTTTTTATAATCGCGATCGCCTACGCGGACTCAAAATGATTTATGAACCGAAGTATCTCCGCTTCTTTCAAGCAAGGTTTGAATTGCAGTAATAGGAGGATTGGGCTGAAGAGGCAGAGGAGAGGAATAGGAATTTTCCCCCTCCCCTGCTCCCTGCTAATTATGCGGCATAGAAAACTAACGTTCGTAACTCAATACTCTCACGTGGTGGTGCATCTGGCTGGCTTGTTGGGTCGTCGAATGCAGTGTGGGCGGCGAACCGCGCCAAACCTTCTTCCTCTGAATCAAAACACTTGATAAGTAGGGCTTCGTTCCGTTGCATTTGCGGAAAGTAGAACCACCGATGTTTTGGATTGTACGTGACTGCGTAGGTTTCGCCAACGCGATCGCGATATACAAGATCGGTAGCCACGAGGTCATTCGGTGCGATACTTTGGGCATCACACACCGCTAATGGAGACTCTTGAACTGGTCCTGCGATCGGTCGCCAGAGGTTGACTACACTAAATCTATGCCGCAGAAGCTCATCAGGATCTTCAGTACCGATTGCTTCCAAGACGGTACGGGCGCGACTATAACCAGACTTGGCGGTGAAGTCGTTGTGTACGCCTCTTACTGGTGTCTTGATGCCTTGTTCGCCCTGCTTCGCTCGTTCGGCATTACGCAGGTTGTGATCGAACACTATCACCCTTTGGGCACCTGTCAAATCCTTGAGAAATTCCTCGGCTTCAGGGTAGTAAACACGGCGCACCTCATCGCGATCGTAAAAGTCTTTAACAGTGCTGTGCTGTTCGACCAAGGCGAATCCCTGTTGATCTAAGGACACATTTTCTGCGATCGCCCGAGCATCGTAGATTGGGAGTGTATGTACCTCATACTTCCCACTTCGCTGTGGAATACCTGGCGGTGGTTCGTAGGTGTAGTTAACAGGTTTTTCTGCTGTTGGGGTGAGGTAATGGAGTTCTCCCTCAACGTGCGGTATATCTTTGAATAATTGACTGTTTAAGCTCATGGGTTAATCTCCCAGTGAATTCAACAATGTTTTACCCGGATTTCTCACGCATAGTGTAGGCTTCAGGGGAAGAGGAGTGGGGGGTAAGACTTCTTCCCCATCCTCCCACACCTCCCACACCCCTTGGATTTCTCACTTGTGAGATCCAGGTTTAGTGATGGCGGATAGAGGACTGTAACCTATTAACTATTTTTGAGCAGAAGCAACGGGAGTGGGCGCACCAAGAATCTTGGCAAATCGTTCTAAATAGAAGCCTGTAGGATTTTCCACAGCCCGAATTGACTCGCGATCGCGCAGGGTATTCCACCATTTCTGCAAGCGAGGGGTTTCTGTTGGTAACGTGAAATTGCGGAAGTGTTCTAGAAGGGGCAAGCGTTCAAACCAAGGATAGAAGCTGATATCAACTAAACTCAATTGCTCCCCTAACCAGTAAGGGCCATTACCAGAAAGCTTACCTAGTCCTTCTTGCTCAATGTACAATAACGCTTCCAAAAACTCTCTTTGTCCTTGTCCCTGTTCTTGAGCATCTTTACCACGGAGAAATTTGTTAAAGGCGGGTACAAAGCGAGTGTTGGCATAATCGATCCAGATCCGAGCGATCGCTTTAGCACCTGGATCACTGGGTAATAAAGGTGGCTCTGGAAAGACTTCATCAAGATATTCGTTGATAATGGCAGACTCATAAATTTCGATATCCCCATGTTTAATCGCAGGGACTTTGCCGTAGCGCGAAATCTGTGTATAGCCATCTGGTTTGTTTTGTAAGTCAATTTCGGTGCTGTTAAAGTCAATTCCTTTTTCTAGTAAAACCACACGGGTTCTTTGGGAAAAGGTGGAGGCTTTGGCAAAGTAAAGTTGTATGTTGCTCATAAAATACTTTCCTTGTAAATGCGTAGACGCGCAGTACTACTAAATACCAACTATTGGGGACGCAAAAGTGCAATCGTATACTGGATATTATACTACGGTTTATCGGTCGAATTAAAGTACAAAATTTCGAGATTATTCCACAGTCTTTACAAAAATACAAGTTCTAACAATTGGAGACAACTTGGCAAAAGTGACCAAAGGCAAGTATCGATATTATTGATAACCACTGCTAAAGTTGATACAGCACACAACTATGATGTTATAAGTGCAAAATTTAAATCTGTAGAAACTGCAATCACAATTAGGTCAGTAAATCAGGATTTTCAAGTCAATATTATGGAGCCAATTCAGCCACAACAGCGCCGCGTCGCCGATCAAGTGTTTCAGCAATCCCTCGATCAGTTGGAGGATATCTTACAAGAAATTGAAACTGAGGAAGAAGAAATTCCACAACTTCCCCAACTGCATATTACTAATCTCAGTGAAGTGGAAGTCGATCAAGATTTGATCGCTATTGATTTAGCGGCCCTTGAGGACGCAGTTGCTGATATTGAACAATATCTTGAAGAAAAGACAAAAACCCAAGAAAAGTTATGAGTTTTACATTCCTGTACAGAACCGATTAATCGCGTCTCTGACTCATTTGCCGCCTAGCTTCGTACAACATTAAAGCGGCTGCGATCGCTACATTCAAAGATTCTACCCCAGGACTTAAAGGAATTCTGACTTGTTGATCTGCGATCGCTGCTAAATCTGCCGACAATCCAGCACCTTCATTTCCCAGTAAAATCAGACTGGGTTTGCGCCAGTCTACATCCCAATAAGTTAAAGTCGCACTGGGTAAGGTTGCCACTACCTGCATCCCTGCTTGCTGACTTTGTTGAACTATTGCTTTTAAATCTTCGGTTACGGCCGTTGCTAGGCGAAACCATTGTCCTGCGGAAGCCCGGAGAACTTTTGGGCTGTCTAAATCGACACTATCTCCACTTACCCACAAACCTGATGCTCCCACCGCCGCCGCAGTGCGAATCATCGTACCCAGGTTTCCCGGATCTTGTACTGTTTCTAAAGCTAAAACTAAACCAGTCAATGGTAGTTGAGTTTGGCTATCCCTTCGTTTTGCCGTTGCTACCACACCATCAGGTTGGACTGTAGTAGCGATCGCATTTAAGACTTCCTCGCTGACAATCTCGACGCGATCGCTTTTACTACAAGCTTCTTCCCAGAGTGATGAGTGGGCTACTTGCCAATCTGGAGTACAACACACTGTTTCTAGTGGGTAATTTACCGCACAAGCCTCTTCCAACAGGTGCGTCCCTTCCAGTAAAAATAACTGCTGCTTATGCCGCTCCTTGGTGGAGTGGAGTTTGCGAATTTGCTTAACTAAGGAATTTTGTAAACTGGTCAACATTTTTTAGTTGTGAGTGCTGAGTAGTGAGTGCTGAGTTTTTCCTTCTCAGCACTCACTACTCGGCACTCAGCACTGGTTATGCGGAACCCGGGACTTGAACCCGGAAGCCTTGCGGCACTAGAACCTGAATCTAGCGCGTCTGCCAATTCCGCCAGTTCCGCTGGCACTTGTCTTTATCGACAATTTCCTATTATTGCGTTATGTTTTACCTTTGTCAAGTGAAAACCTAATGCCTCCTTTAAGAGGCTCAGACTGGAAAGGAATTTTTCAGGGGATTAGGTCGAATCAAAATATTAACTGAACAGTACAGCATTGATTTTTAGAGAATACTTAAGTCATTTTACTGAGTATTTAATTTTGCTTAAAACTACTACTTATTCGTTCTTTTTTATTAAATTTTTTAAAAGCTCAAAATAATTGCTATTGCTTGCTTTGAGCCATTATTTTTCACCAAAAAACAATTTTTTTATGCAATATGCTGTTCTAAAATGTGGACAATTTGAATCTTTACTGTAGAATCAAAACCAACTTCAAACATATAAAATACGTATTACTTTTGGAGGTAGGCTTATCAATCCTTCTACCAGCTTACCAGATGCCAAAATTGCTCCAGAAGCAGACTCCTCAGTCTTGCAAATTTGGGGTGGGCATCCTTTGCGAGGTCATGTGAAAATTAGCGGGGCAAAAAATGCAGCACTGGTAATCATGGCTGGAGCCTTGCTGTGTCCGGGCGATTGTCGTATCCGCAACGTCCCCTTATTAGCGGACGTAGACCGGATGGGTCAGGTGTTATCAGCTTTGGGTGTAAGCTTAACGCGGCAAGGCGATATTTTAGACATCAACGCCAGCGAAATTAAAACATCAAAAGCTCCCTACGAACTAGTTACCCAGCTAAGAGCGAGTTTTTTTGCCATTGGTGCCATTCTTGCAAGATTGGGAGTAGCACAGATGCCCTTACCAGGCGGTTGTGCTATTGGGGCAAGACCAGTTGACTTGCATGTTCGAGGACTGCAAGCAATGGGGGCTGAGGTGCAGATTGAGCATGGCATTTGTAATGCCTACGTCCCTGGCAGCAGCCGGAGATTAAAAGGTGCGAAGATTTACTTAGATATCGCCAGCGTTGGAGCGACGGAAAACTTGATGATGGCTGCTACCCTGGCAGAGGGCGAAACCATCATCGAAAATGCTGCCAGAGAACCGGAAGTAGTTGATTTAGCTAACTTCTGTAACGCGATGGGAGCGAAGATTAAAGGGGCGGGTACTAGCAGGATTATTGTTGAAGGAGTCCCCAAGCTACATTCTGTTGATTACAGTATCATTCCCGATCGCATTGAGGCCGGAACGTTTTTGCTGGCAGCAGCAATTACCCGTTCCGAACTTCTTCTTTCGCCAGTGGCTCCAGAACATCTTATACCAGTGATTGCCAAGCTGCGGGATATTGGGGTGACGATAATTGAGGACAAGCCTGAACACTTACGCATTCTACCGGCGGAAACTCTCAAGGCAACGGATATTGAAACTCAATACCATCCGGGTTTCCCTACAGATATGCAAGCGCCGTTCATGTCTTTGCTGACATTGGCCGAAGGCGACAGCGTGATTAACGAATCCGTCTTTGAAAATCGCTTGCGTCATGCCTCAGAGTTGAATCGCTTGGGGGCAGACATTCGTGTTAAAGGCAACGCTGCTTTCGTTCGGGGAGTGCCAAAATTGTCTGGCGCACCAGTATTAGGCACAGACTTACGAGCATCAGCAGCGCTAGTCATAGCAGGACTGGCAGCA contains:
- a CDS encoding NUDIX domain-containing protein encodes the protein MSEKDCRKTVIQTGQKVNFVDIGSSFLPAFEKITSVLVVPFTKDGLIVCALLDRGIDLPGGHVQIGELTCEETARREVMEEVKVTLGELKLVKFIQSDFYGSQPEQLTYLVVMTGFVEEIISNNGYDCLSLCTHESMGRNIIDIDEFISQYQAGNKNDMRQIVLDAKSVLFGI
- a CDS encoding S-layer protein is translated as MNCKLLVTVVMLATTSFVTPVKSQEPTTDTPVESNQVLNACIQNQAETLPNPFSDVPKDHWAFKAVMTMHYCGAFRKATPPALFNKLQPTNSQQQPQKEPQFEK
- a CDS encoding tyrosine phenol-lyase, coding for MTDAKQTSPRRRRSWAEPYKIKVVEPLKITTRAEREQAIAQSGYNTFLLRSEDVYIDLLTDSGTSAMSDYQWAGMMLGDEAYAGSKNFYNLEASIQKYYGYRHIVPTHQGRGAENILSQILIKPGDYIPGNMYFTTTRLHQELAGGTFVDVIIDEAHDAQSLHPFKGNVDLQKLTDLIERVGAERIPYISVAGTVNMAGGQPISMANLRAVHQLAQTYGIRVILDATRAVENAYFIQQREEDYSSQAIATILREFCSYTDGCTMSGKKDALVNIGGWLALNDYNLYEEARNLIVIYEGLHTYGGMAGRDMEAMARGIEESVQDDHIRARVGQVEYLGQKLLDWGIPIVVPIGGHAIYLDAKRFLPQIPQDQFPAQRLAAELYLEAGIRAMERGIVSAGRNKETGDNYYPELELVRLTIPRRVYTQAHMDLTAEAVEEVFYNRDRLRGLKMIYEPKYLRFFQARFELQ
- a CDS encoding CmcJ/NvfI family oxidoreductase, whose protein sequence is MSLNSQLFKDIPHVEGELHYLTPTAEKPVNYTYEPPPGIPQRSGKYEVHTLPIYDARAIAENVSLDQQGFALVEQHSTVKDFYDRDEVRRVYYPEAEEFLKDLTGAQRVIVFDHNLRNAERAKQGEQGIKTPVRGVHNDFTAKSGYSRARTVLEAIGTEDPDELLRHRFSVVNLWRPIAGPVQESPLAVCDAQSIAPNDLVATDLVYRDRVGETYAVTYNPKHRWFYFPQMQRNEALLIKCFDSEEEGLARFAAHTAFDDPTSQPDAPPRESIELRTLVFYAA
- the aroB gene encoding 3-dehydroquinate synthase, whose product is MTSLINVNLPEQSYEIAITSLSCANAPSSLDQLGQQMANMKLGKKVLLVSNPTIFKHYGERAITSLTSAGFEVASCTLPPGERYKTLNSIQKLYDIALENRLERSATMVALGGGVIGDMTGFAAATWLRGINVVQVPTTLLAMVDSAIGGKTGVNHPHGKNLIGAFHQPRLVLIDPDVLKTLPMREFRAGMAEVIKYGVIWDAELFAQLEASKRLDQLRYVKPELIDTILTRSCQAKADVVGKDEKEGGLRAILNYGHTIGHAVESLTGYRLVNHGEAVAIGMVAAGQIAVELGMWQKEDTERQNALIQKTGLPTQLPSGLDIEGIIEALQLDKKVKAGKVRFVLPTQIGVVTVTDEVPSDIIRQVLQGM
- a CDS encoding glutathione S-transferase family protein; this encodes MSNIQLYFAKASTFSQRTRVVLLEKGIDFNSTEIDLQNKPDGYTQISRYGKVPAIKHGDIEIYESAIINEYLDEVFPEPPLLPSDPGAKAIARIWIDYANTRFVPAFNKFLRGKDAQEQGQGQREFLEALLYIEQEGLGKLSGNGPYWLGEQLSLVDISFYPWFERLPLLEHFRNFTLPTETPRLQKWWNTLRDRESIRAVENPTGFYLERFAKILGAPTPVASAQK
- a CDS encoding cytochrome b6-f complex subunit PetL; the encoded protein is MFAIAAYIGFLALFFGLSVGLLFGLRTAKII
- a CDS encoding Uma2 family endonuclease produces the protein MRLQAKNQLTLQEFLNLPPGEGDITYEFVDGHASPKMSPKKFHSKLTRALLNLIEQCCQGKGEVCPELAIALTRRGRDWMPIPDILYISNERLPPDWEQEGACSVPPDLVIEIISPGQTFGQMAAKAKDYLDAKVLRVWVVDSKARSITVFYPDAAPQTYMGDELLTDSLFEGLEFTVEQLFQKAKIPLDAE
- the murA gene encoding UDP-N-acetylglucosamine 1-carboxyvinyltransferase; protein product: MNPSTSLPDAKIAPEADSSVLQIWGGHPLRGHVKISGAKNAALVIMAGALLCPGDCRIRNVPLLADVDRMGQVLSALGVSLTRQGDILDINASEIKTSKAPYELVTQLRASFFAIGAILARLGVAQMPLPGGCAIGARPVDLHVRGLQAMGAEVQIEHGICNAYVPGSSRRLKGAKIYLDIASVGATENLMMAATLAEGETIIENAAREPEVVDLANFCNAMGAKIKGAGTSRIIVEGVPKLHSVDYSIIPDRIEAGTFLLAAAITRSELLLSPVAPEHLIPVIAKLRDIGVTIIEDKPEHLRILPAETLKATDIETQYHPGFPTDMQAPFMSLLTLAEGDSVINESVFENRLRHASELNRLGADIRVKGNAAFVRGVPKLSGAPVLGTDLRASAALVIAGLAAEGKTTIQGLQHLDRGYDRLDMKLQQLGAKILRVGETSADAEIAPSISSLSS
- a CDS encoding RNA methyltransferase; translation: MLTSLQNSLVKQIRKLHSTKERHKQQLFLLEGTHLLEEACAVNYPLETVCCTPDWQVAHSSLWEEACSKSDRVEIVSEEVLNAIATTVQPDGVVATAKRRDSQTQLPLTGLVLALETVQDPGNLGTMIRTAAAVGASGLWVSGDSVDLDSPKVLRASAGQWFRLATAVTEDLKAIVQQSQQAGMQVVATLPSATLTYWDVDWRKPSLILLGNEGAGLSADLAAIADQQVRIPLSPGVESLNVAIAAALMLYEARRQMSQRRD